One Prosthecobacter debontii genomic window carries:
- a CDS encoding ABC transporter permease, with the protein MFSRIISLVVLLFLHAPLVVLVMNSFNESRFGGEWEGFTWKWYDKLWKADEVWESLFLTLKIAVSSSLAAMLLGTMAAWGLHQFRSRLQTVHHTLVTLPLALPDLLMGMSLLALFVAAGVETGFMTIWIAHVTFCLSYVAMVVLGRLQDFDVSLLDAARDLGASRWQTVRRVLLPLLMPGILAGGLLAFTLSMDDYVITFFVSGPGTTTLPLRVASMMRNSRNLPVINALSTLMISATFLLALLSFRLQKRGASVT; encoded by the coding sequence ATGTTTTCGCGGATCATCAGCCTTGTTGTTCTTCTCTTTCTCCACGCACCGTTGGTGGTGCTGGTGATGAACTCCTTTAACGAGTCCCGCTTCGGTGGTGAGTGGGAGGGCTTCACCTGGAAATGGTATGACAAGCTTTGGAAGGCTGATGAGGTGTGGGAGTCTCTTTTTTTGACCCTGAAGATCGCTGTGAGTTCCAGTCTGGCTGCGATGTTATTGGGGACGATGGCGGCTTGGGGGCTGCATCAATTTCGCTCTCGGTTGCAGACGGTGCATCACACCTTGGTGACGCTGCCGCTTGCACTGCCAGATCTGCTGATGGGGATGTCGCTGCTCGCCTTATTTGTCGCCGCAGGTGTGGAAACTGGGTTCATGACAATCTGGATTGCTCACGTGACGTTTTGCCTGAGCTATGTGGCCATGGTGGTGCTGGGACGGTTGCAGGACTTTGACGTCAGCCTGCTGGATGCGGCTCGGGACCTGGGTGCGTCGCGTTGGCAGACGGTGCGGCGGGTGTTGCTTCCTCTCCTGATGCCTGGCATCCTGGCAGGAGGATTGCTGGCTTTTACGCTCTCGATGGATGATTATGTGATCACGTTTTTTGTCTCCGGTCCCGGCACGACGACCCTCCCCCTGAGAGTGGCGAGCATGATGCGGAACAGTCGTAACCTTCCGGTGATCAATGCTCTGAGCACATTGATGATCTCCGCCACCTTTCTTCTGGCCCTGCTGAGTTTTCGTCTGCAAAAGCGGGGGGCGTCTGTGACCTAG
- a CDS encoding DUF5069 domain-containing protein, whose product MKHYIWDSYFVELFDACVDEYDEGNQDFESWFSDEDQDFLKSIGCREREFFDFVEDNVTSGGENPTAITALLVAAVRRDYFLTIQKGVPSSNVIVPSELPAKTAELEGFVWLPRIMAKARAKLKGEMDADTMFCCGGDRAFLSKHDIHPADFLRVVWAAGDDDQKIVAYVKSRQS is encoded by the coding sequence ATGAAGCACTACATTTGGGATTCCTATTTCGTGGAACTATTCGATGCCTGCGTGGACGAATACGATGAGGGTAATCAAGACTTCGAGAGCTGGTTCAGCGATGAAGATCAGGATTTTCTGAAGTCGATCGGCTGTCGTGAGCGGGAGTTCTTCGACTTCGTGGAAGACAATGTGACTTCAGGGGGTGAGAACCCGACGGCCATCACAGCACTTTTGGTCGCAGCGGTGCGGCGGGATTACTTTCTGACGATTCAGAAGGGCGTGCCTAGCTCCAACGTGATCGTGCCGTCCGAGCTCCCTGCGAAAACAGCAGAGTTGGAGGGCTTTGTCTGGCTGCCTCGTATCATGGCCAAAGCGCGTGCCAAGCTGAAAGGTGAGATGGATGCGGATACCATGTTCTGCTGTGGTGGAGACCGTGCGTTCCTTTCCAAACATGACATTCATCCGGCTGACTTCTTGCGTGTCGTCTGGGCCGCTGGGGATGACGATCAAAAGATTGTGGCCTACGTGAAGTCTCGCCAAAGCTGA
- a CDS encoding sterol desaturase family protein — MELFREQLLLAVSVPVILGAILLEIVVTHFHGIRAYTWSETLTNFYMAALNGSLDLLLRAVLVLPILAWCWHHRVLDWSSEEQGWSYWLLLFLLQDFAYYVLHYVDHHCRLFWAVHVTHHSSVEFNLTTGFRSSVFQPVYRTLYFMPIAWLGFDPLDILFMYAATQIYGSLIHTERIRSLGWLEYVLVTPSHHRVHHASNGCYLDKNMGMCLIIWDYLFGTFQKELPTEPVRYGLTKSIEDRGPVNIVLHEWRDMVQDVRQSPLPWWKRVGYVLRGPGWKPHRD; from the coding sequence ATGGAACTGTTTCGGGAACAACTGTTGCTCGCGGTGAGTGTGCCGGTCATTCTTGGAGCGATCTTACTGGAGATCGTGGTCACTCACTTTCATGGCATTCGTGCTTACACATGGAGTGAGACGCTGACCAATTTTTACATGGCGGCGCTCAATGGCAGTTTGGATCTGTTGCTACGGGCCGTGCTGGTTTTGCCAATCCTAGCATGGTGCTGGCATCATCGGGTCTTGGATTGGAGCTCTGAGGAGCAGGGGTGGTCTTACTGGCTGCTGCTGTTTTTACTCCAAGACTTCGCCTACTACGTCCTGCACTATGTGGACCATCACTGCCGGTTATTCTGGGCGGTGCATGTCACTCACCACTCTTCGGTGGAGTTTAACTTGACCACGGGTTTCCGTTCGTCCGTCTTCCAACCGGTGTATCGCACCCTTTATTTCATGCCGATTGCGTGGCTGGGGTTCGATCCTTTGGACATTCTCTTCATGTATGCGGCAACGCAGATTTACGGCAGCCTCATTCATACGGAGCGAATTCGCAGTCTGGGTTGGCTTGAGTATGTGTTGGTCACGCCGAGCCATCACCGCGTGCACCATGCCTCCAATGGATGCTACCTAGACAAGAACATGGGCATGTGCCTGATCATCTGGGATTATTTGTTTGGCACTTTTCAGAAGGAACTGCCTACAGAACCCGTGCGCTATGGGCTAACGAAAAGCATCGAAGACCGAGGTCCGGTGAATATCGTGCTGCACGAATGGCGAGACATGGTTCAAGATGTGCGGCAGAGTCCGCTGCCGTGGTGGAAGCGTGTGGGCTATGTCCTACGCGGTCCTGGTTGGAAGCCTCACCGGGATTGA
- a CDS encoding Trm112 family protein yields MDLHWINDFLPTFRCPHTHQPLRWAEAEDLQRHGRAADEQALVNQDGSRFYPIDNGIPVLLPQES; encoded by the coding sequence ATGGACCTCCACTGGATCAACGACTTTCTCCCCACCTTTCGGTGCCCCCACACGCATCAGCCCCTGCGCTGGGCTGAGGCCGAGGATCTGCAGCGTCATGGCAGAGCCGCCGATGAACAGGCTTTGGTGAATCAAGACGGAAGTCGTTTCTACCCGATCGATAACGGCATTCCGGTGCTGCTCCCTCAAGAGAGCTGA
- the moeB gene encoding molybdopterin-synthase adenylyltransferase MoeB — translation MIPLNQAELKRYARHLTMPEFGLEAQQKLKAARVLCIGAGGLGSPISLYLAAAGVGCLGLVDPDVVEVSNLQRQVLFGESDIGRPKLEAARDRLLDVNPHIEVRLHRELFTAANAREIAADYDIIIDGTDNFPTRYLSNDTAVWLKKPNVYGSILRFEGQVAVFAPHLGAPCYRCMSPTPPKPGLVPSCAEGGVLGVLPGLVGTMQALEAIKLITGIGQPLLGRLLHVDTLSLRFRTFNLRKDPDCPVCGDHPTITEPIDYQGFCGMTPPPTVPTISVQDLHEHRQKGDDHFLLDVREADEYAFGHISGSTLIPLGQVADRAGEIPTNKPVYVHCRSGARSAKAVAALQEKGFTQIWNVAGGILAWSKDIDPSVPAV, via the coding sequence ATGATCCCTCTCAACCAGGCCGAACTGAAGCGTTATGCCAGGCATCTCACCATGCCTGAGTTCGGTCTGGAGGCTCAGCAAAAGCTCAAAGCCGCCCGTGTGCTCTGCATCGGCGCAGGCGGGCTCGGTTCGCCGATCAGCCTCTATCTAGCCGCCGCTGGTGTTGGGTGTTTGGGCCTTGTGGACCCCGATGTCGTCGAAGTCTCCAATCTTCAGCGTCAGGTGCTTTTTGGTGAAAGCGATATCGGCCGCCCCAAGCTGGAGGCCGCTCGGGATCGCCTGCTGGACGTGAATCCGCACATCGAGGTGCGTCTCCATCGGGAGCTCTTTACCGCCGCCAATGCCCGCGAGATCGCGGCAGACTACGACATCATCATTGATGGCACGGACAATTTTCCTACCCGCTATCTCTCCAATGACACAGCGGTGTGGCTGAAGAAACCTAACGTTTACGGCAGTATCCTCCGCTTTGAAGGACAAGTCGCCGTCTTCGCACCTCATCTCGGAGCCCCGTGCTACCGCTGCATGTCCCCCACCCCGCCCAAGCCAGGTCTCGTGCCCAGTTGTGCTGAAGGGGGGGTGCTGGGAGTTCTCCCTGGCCTCGTAGGCACCATGCAAGCGCTGGAAGCCATCAAGCTAATCACCGGCATTGGACAACCATTGTTAGGCCGTCTCTTGCATGTGGATACCCTCAGCTTACGCTTTCGCACCTTCAATCTCCGCAAGGACCCAGATTGTCCAGTCTGCGGTGACCATCCCACCATCACTGAACCTATCGATTATCAAGGCTTCTGCGGTATGACACCTCCTCCAACCGTTCCAACCATTTCTGTTCAAGACCTTCATGAACATCGTCAAAAAGGCGACGATCATTTCCTGCTGGATGTGCGGGAAGCCGATGAATATGCCTTTGGCCATATCTCAGGCTCCACCTTGATCCCCCTGGGACAAGTGGCTGACAGAGCGGGTGAAATCCCAACGAATAAGCCTGTGTACGTCCATTGTCGTTCCGGTGCCCGAAGCGCGAAAGCCGTGGCAGCACTTCAAGAAAAAGGCTTCACCCAGATCTGGAACGTGGCTGGTGGCATCCTGGCTTGGTCAAAAGACATCGATCCTTCGGTTCCCGCTGTTTAA
- a CDS encoding amidophosphoribosyltransferase — MSDPIRHECGIAVVRLKKPLAYYQDKYGSALYGLERLFGLMAKQRNRGQDGIGIGCCKLDMPPGAPYMFRVRSTKSAEAIGEVLADEMKEFNRIARRVNAERKEMRDETGADYTPFEEDPDAIKREFELAGEINMGHLRYGTSGAFGKGSLHPYIRRSTWPTRSLMVMGNFNLTNSGELNQIMMRRGQHPVFDTDTQTVLEEIGFQLDEAHTDLYHKMRDSGLVPLEEITKHISEQLDVTQIIRKSADLWDGGYTIAGAIGNGDFFIMRDPQGIRPCHMYEDDEVIAFASERVALMTVFEVNEEQINELPAAHVCVIKSSGHMTIAPFTQAQEQHPCSFERIYFSRSNDSVIYRQRKALGEQMVPQLIEAIGNDWEHTVTSFIPNTAETAYHGFLDGLRYTRRLEVKQAIVEMFQSGSFDETKLDDLVLRNWPRSEKIAHKDIKMRTFIAQESGRDQLVSSVYDITYGVVSPNDNLVVIDDSIVRGTTLKKSLLRILARTNPRRIIVCSTAPQIRYPDCYGIDMSELGKFIAFQAAIALLDERGMRHVVKETYEACKEELLKPKAEMTNAVKAIYAPFTDTEISAKVSELVYPQNTQWKGDIHVIFQSIEGLHKALGPDYGDWYFSGDYPTPGGFATVNRAFINFFEGKGGRTYDTLL; from the coding sequence ATGAGCGACCCCATCCGACACGAGTGCGGCATTGCCGTAGTCCGGCTGAAGAAACCCCTGGCCTATTATCAGGACAAGTATGGTAGCGCCCTGTATGGACTGGAACGCCTCTTTGGCCTCATGGCCAAGCAGCGGAATCGTGGCCAAGACGGGATCGGCATCGGCTGCTGTAAGCTGGATATGCCTCCTGGAGCTCCTTACATGTTCCGTGTTCGCTCCACCAAATCTGCCGAGGCCATCGGTGAGGTGCTGGCCGATGAGATGAAGGAGTTCAACCGCATCGCGCGCCGCGTGAATGCAGAGCGCAAAGAAATGCGTGATGAAACCGGTGCCGACTACACCCCCTTCGAAGAAGATCCTGACGCTATCAAACGCGAGTTCGAATTGGCAGGTGAAATCAACATGGGGCATCTGCGCTACGGCACGAGCGGTGCTTTTGGGAAAGGCAGCCTGCACCCCTACATTCGCCGTAGCACTTGGCCGACCCGTAGCCTCATGGTCATGGGGAATTTCAACCTCACCAACTCAGGTGAGCTGAATCAGATCATGATGCGGCGTGGCCAGCATCCAGTCTTCGATACGGACACCCAAACGGTGCTCGAAGAGATCGGTTTCCAGCTCGACGAAGCCCACACCGATCTTTATCACAAAATGCGTGACTCTGGGCTGGTGCCTCTTGAGGAAATCACGAAGCACATCAGTGAGCAGCTTGATGTCACTCAGATCATCCGCAAATCCGCCGATCTCTGGGATGGTGGTTACACGATTGCCGGTGCCATCGGCAACGGTGATTTCTTCATCATGCGTGACCCGCAGGGCATCCGCCCCTGCCACATGTATGAAGATGACGAGGTCATTGCTTTCGCGTCGGAGCGCGTGGCCCTGATGACAGTCTTCGAAGTCAACGAAGAGCAAATCAATGAGCTTCCTGCCGCTCACGTCTGTGTGATCAAATCTTCAGGTCACATGACCATCGCTCCATTCACTCAAGCCCAAGAGCAGCATCCCTGCTCCTTTGAGCGAATCTATTTCTCTCGCAGCAATGACTCCGTCATCTATCGCCAGCGCAAAGCGCTTGGTGAGCAGATGGTGCCTCAACTGATCGAGGCCATTGGTAATGACTGGGAGCATACGGTCACCAGCTTCATTCCTAACACCGCAGAGACCGCTTATCACGGGTTCCTCGATGGTCTTCGCTACACTCGCCGCCTGGAAGTGAAACAGGCCATCGTCGAAATGTTCCAGAGTGGCAGCTTTGATGAAACCAAGCTGGATGACCTCGTGCTGCGTAACTGGCCACGGTCGGAAAAAATCGCGCACAAGGACATCAAGATGCGCACTTTCATCGCCCAGGAGAGCGGACGTGATCAGCTCGTCTCCAGTGTCTATGACATCACTTACGGCGTTGTCAGTCCCAACGACAACTTGGTGGTGATTGACGATTCCATCGTCCGTGGAACCACCCTGAAAAAGAGTTTGCTGCGCATCTTGGCTCGCACCAATCCGCGTCGCATCATCGTTTGCTCCACGGCTCCTCAGATTCGCTATCCTGACTGTTATGGCATTGATATGTCGGAGCTGGGCAAGTTCATTGCTTTCCAGGCAGCAATTGCCCTGCTTGATGAGCGTGGCATGCGCCATGTGGTCAAAGAAACTTATGAGGCCTGCAAAGAGGAACTCCTGAAGCCGAAAGCAGAGATGACCAATGCTGTGAAAGCGATCTATGCGCCGTTCACCGATACCGAAATCTCCGCCAAAGTCAGCGAATTGGTCTATCCTCAGAACACTCAATGGAAGGGCGACATTCACGTCATCTTCCAGTCCATTGAAGGCCTTCACAAAGCCCTCGGCCCGGATTACGGTGATTGGTATTTCAGCGGTGATTACCCGACTCCAGGCGGTTTTGCCACCGTGAACAGAGCCTTCATCAACTTCTTCGAAGGCAAGGGCGGGCGCACTTACGACACCCTGCTCTGA
- a CDS encoding DUF502 domain-containing protein encodes MSPLPPSSPPNPRSPFVWLRNKFLAGVAVALPLLITFWILQSAYHMLHGWSVPLVDFFARFINELVGRVVVDPSAPTYQHVLTFVGFLIPLMVFLALGVMATNVLGVRVVTAMDKLLLSVPIVSFIYKSLKQVIDGFKGLGGRQNFKRVVYVDYPSGEMKMLGFVTGQYLDPQQNKVLAAVFVPGALSPMTGLLIVVPVEQVTDAPLTVEDAMKLIFSGGLVVPPRLTAPASKPDINPAPLPVADTSDEEEPEPALPLGLPRAEDFDSGDPDILSDSELEAAELAGTTSRSPGRRILSALTWKKK; translated from the coding sequence ATGTCTCCTCTTCCCCCCAGTTCTCCGCCTAATCCGCGTAGCCCTTTCGTGTGGCTACGCAACAAGTTCTTGGCGGGTGTCGCAGTGGCTCTCCCCCTGCTTATCACGTTCTGGATTCTGCAGAGTGCCTACCACATGCTCCATGGCTGGAGTGTGCCCTTGGTGGACTTCTTTGCGCGCTTTATCAATGAATTGGTCGGACGCGTGGTGGTGGACCCATCAGCCCCTACCTACCAGCATGTTCTAACCTTCGTTGGCTTCCTCATTCCGCTGATGGTTTTTCTGGCCCTCGGTGTGATGGCGACCAATGTCTTGGGCGTCCGTGTCGTGACGGCGATGGATAAGCTCCTGCTGAGCGTGCCCATCGTCTCCTTCATCTATAAGTCGCTCAAGCAGGTCATTGATGGATTCAAAGGTCTAGGTGGCCGTCAAAATTTCAAACGTGTGGTCTATGTGGACTATCCCTCAGGGGAGATGAAGATGCTCGGCTTTGTCACAGGCCAGTATTTGGACCCTCAACAGAATAAGGTTCTCGCTGCCGTCTTCGTGCCTGGAGCCTTGAGTCCCATGACGGGTCTGCTCATCGTTGTTCCAGTGGAGCAAGTCACGGATGCACCCCTCACGGTGGAAGATGCCATGAAGCTCATCTTCTCCGGCGGCTTGGTGGTGCCTCCTCGCCTCACGGCCCCGGCCTCGAAGCCAGATATCAATCCCGCTCCACTCCCGGTGGCCGACACCTCCGACGAAGAAGAGCCCGAACCTGCCTTGCCTCTCGGCCTGCCCCGGGCCGAAGATTTTGACTCTGGAGATCCGGATATTCTCAGCGATTCCGAACTGGAAGCCGCCGAACTGGCGGGCACAACATCCCGCTCACCCGGTCGCCGCATTTTGAGCGCTCTCACATGGAAGAAGAAATAA
- the sucB gene encoding dihydrolipoyllysine-residue succinyltransferase, with protein MPDIKIPALGESVAGGQIAKWHFNNGDAVKVGDILLTLETDKVAAEVTAENAGILTIGKQAGEDVEVGAIVGSIAEGVAPAAEPAKQAPAPAASKPETPPPAPETKPAAAPAPKAEAAPAPKPTPAPAPTPAKVEGRVTRKKMSPLRKKIADQLVSAQQTAAILTTFNECDMSNVMALRSKLQDSFVKAHGVKLGFMSFFVKAVVEALKAVPAINVRVEGDEIIQNHFYDVGVAVGTEKGLIVPVLRDVDQKSFADVEKDILAYAAKAKEGKISIPDLTGGVFTISNGGVYGSLLSTPIINPPQSGILGMHSIQQRPIAVDGQVVIRPMMYLALSYDHRVVDGKEAVTFLIRVKDCIENPARMLVGA; from the coding sequence ATGCCCGACATCAAAATCCCCGCACTCGGCGAATCCGTCGCCGGAGGTCAAATCGCCAAATGGCACTTCAATAATGGAGATGCCGTGAAAGTAGGCGACATCTTGCTGACCCTGGAAACGGACAAAGTCGCTGCGGAAGTCACCGCTGAAAACGCCGGTATCCTGACCATCGGCAAGCAAGCTGGCGAAGATGTGGAAGTCGGAGCGATCGTCGGCAGCATCGCGGAAGGTGTGGCACCTGCGGCAGAACCCGCCAAACAGGCCCCAGCCCCTGCAGCAAGCAAGCCCGAAACACCTCCTCCTGCGCCTGAAACCAAACCCGCAGCGGCACCTGCACCGAAAGCTGAAGCAGCCCCTGCTCCCAAGCCAACTCCTGCCCCTGCCCCAACGCCAGCCAAGGTGGAAGGCCGGGTCACGCGCAAGAAGATGAGCCCTCTGCGCAAGAAGATCGCGGATCAACTTGTCAGCGCCCAACAGACGGCCGCCATCCTGACCACGTTTAACGAGTGCGACATGAGCAATGTCATGGCTCTTCGCTCCAAGCTGCAAGACAGCTTTGTGAAGGCTCACGGTGTGAAGCTCGGCTTCATGTCCTTCTTCGTCAAAGCCGTGGTGGAAGCGCTCAAGGCGGTCCCCGCCATCAATGTCCGCGTCGAAGGCGATGAAATCATTCAGAACCACTTCTATGATGTGGGAGTCGCCGTTGGCACTGAAAAAGGTCTGATTGTGCCTGTTCTCCGCGATGTGGATCAGAAGTCCTTTGCGGATGTTGAGAAAGATATCCTGGCCTATGCGGCCAAAGCTAAGGAAGGCAAGATCTCCATCCCTGATCTGACGGGTGGGGTCTTCACCATCTCCAATGGTGGCGTCTATGGCTCCCTGCTGAGCACGCCGATTATCAATCCTCCTCAGAGCGGTATTCTGGGCATGCACAGCATCCAGCAGCGTCCCATCGCGGTGGATGGCCAAGTCGTGATCCGTCCGATGATGTATCTGGCCTTGAGCTATGACCACCGTGTGGTGGATGGCAAAGAAGCTGTCACCTTCCTCATTCGCGTCAAAGATTGCATCGAAAACCCAGCCCGAATGCTCGTTGGCGCATAA
- a CDS encoding 2-oxoglutarate dehydrogenase E1 component, whose product MTATVPFRANSDLLDTQYTAWKKDPSSVDASWAAFFEGFELGLVELTKRQAKTDTATGGAGGTLSEKTLSFRMRVTNALLVFRSLGHTASHLDPLSAAAPNPPTLTLEGLGFTEDELDEEVKTHMFRGGQPMKLREMLSELRKIYCGQTGYEFMHIHTPEVQNWLLDRVEKRPFEPELPAEQQVDALRWLLEAETFERFLHRRYVGQKRFSVEGGESLLVALETILESLPRLGASEIVMGMAHRGRLSVLANFLRKPLENLFYEFSENYVPNMVAGDGDVKYHLGFETVRKTRDGKEIAVMLAPNPSHLEAVDPVVEGMTRARQRMLGDTVDRKSVIPVLIHGDAAFAGQGIVTEVLNLSQLPGYRTGGTIHIVVNNQIGFTTLPADARSTTYCTDVAKMVDAPIIHVNGDCPLEVAHAAKLAIEFRQMFGRDVVIDIVCYRRYGHNETDEPAFTQPNMARAIASHPSTATIYRNLLVEKGVLDESGANALQKELEDELEDGVKTLAERESKIGENPYEGSTAESQPPFSFEPTLTGVEEAKLKEIGEKLLQAPESFHLHPTISRRFLAARKKAIESGEGFDWAYAESLAFGSLLTEGLGVRLSGQDVRRGTFSQRHCVFYDTETRERHIPLTKLSEDQGRFCVYNSLLSEAAVLGFDYGYTLLAPNVLICWEAQFGDFVNGAQVIIDQFIASAESKWQRPSQITLLLPHGYEGQGPEHSSARLERFLQLSAGRNWQVCNFTTPAQYFHALRRQMKRGFRKPLIVMTPKSLLRHPKCVSKLSDMAEGTSFNEILDDEHLLGPAERVTRLILCSGKVYYDLLEFREQNKIKNAAIIRIEQLYPLHEEKLKEIVARYPRAQKKWVWCQEEPRNMGAFGYIRNRLSDISGHRVRYAGRERSSSPAAGSKAIHVLEQEKLVEDAFSV is encoded by the coding sequence ATGACTGCCACCGTGCCCTTTCGGGCAAATTCTGATCTCCTCGACACTCAATACACTGCCTGGAAAAAAGACCCAAGCTCCGTAGATGCCTCTTGGGCTGCATTCTTTGAAGGATTCGAGCTGGGACTCGTCGAGTTGACCAAGCGTCAGGCCAAAACCGATACGGCAACGGGTGGTGCAGGCGGGACTCTGTCTGAAAAGACGCTCAGTTTCCGCATGCGTGTCACCAACGCGCTGCTGGTCTTCCGTTCCCTGGGACATACAGCTTCCCATCTTGACCCCCTCTCAGCCGCTGCCCCGAACCCTCCTACCCTCACTCTTGAGGGCCTGGGTTTCACGGAAGATGAGCTGGATGAGGAAGTGAAAACTCACATGTTCCGCGGTGGCCAGCCCATGAAACTGCGGGAGATGCTCAGCGAACTGCGCAAAATCTACTGTGGCCAGACGGGCTATGAGTTCATGCACATCCACACCCCCGAAGTGCAAAACTGGCTGTTGGATCGTGTAGAAAAGCGTCCCTTCGAGCCCGAACTCCCCGCAGAACAGCAGGTGGATGCCCTCCGCTGGCTGCTGGAAGCCGAAACCTTCGAGCGCTTCCTTCACCGTCGCTACGTCGGTCAAAAACGCTTTTCAGTGGAAGGCGGAGAGTCCCTACTCGTCGCCCTGGAAACGATCTTGGAAAGCCTGCCACGCCTCGGTGCCTCCGAAATCGTCATGGGCATGGCCCACCGTGGTCGCTTGAGCGTGCTGGCCAATTTCCTCCGTAAACCCCTGGAAAACCTCTTTTACGAGTTCAGCGAGAACTACGTGCCGAACATGGTGGCTGGGGACGGCGACGTGAAGTATCACCTCGGCTTCGAGACGGTTCGTAAAACACGCGACGGCAAAGAAATCGCCGTCATGTTAGCCCCTAACCCCAGCCACCTGGAAGCCGTCGATCCAGTTGTCGAAGGCATGACCCGTGCTCGTCAGCGGATGCTCGGAGATACGGTGGACCGTAAAAGTGTCATCCCCGTGCTCATTCACGGTGATGCCGCTTTCGCCGGCCAAGGGATCGTAACCGAGGTCCTGAACCTTTCTCAGCTCCCTGGCTACCGTACCGGTGGCACCATCCATATCGTGGTGAACAACCAAATCGGTTTCACCACCCTGCCAGCCGATGCTCGTTCCACGACTTACTGCACCGACGTGGCCAAGATGGTGGATGCCCCCATCATTCACGTGAATGGCGACTGCCCGCTGGAAGTGGCCCACGCAGCCAAGCTGGCCATTGAGTTCCGTCAAATGTTCGGCCGTGATGTCGTCATTGATATCGTCTGCTATCGCCGCTACGGCCATAATGAGACCGATGAACCCGCATTCACGCAGCCCAACATGGCGCGTGCTATCGCCTCCCACCCCTCCACGGCCACCATCTATCGCAATCTTTTGGTGGAAAAAGGTGTGCTTGATGAATCGGGTGCCAACGCTCTCCAGAAGGAACTTGAAGACGAACTCGAAGACGGCGTCAAAACCCTCGCCGAGCGCGAATCGAAAATCGGCGAAAACCCTTACGAAGGTTCCACCGCCGAGTCCCAGCCTCCTTTTAGTTTCGAACCGACCCTGACTGGTGTTGAAGAAGCCAAACTCAAGGAAATCGGTGAAAAACTGCTGCAGGCCCCTGAAAGTTTCCATCTGCATCCCACCATCTCCCGCCGTTTCTTGGCTGCCCGTAAAAAGGCCATCGAGTCCGGCGAAGGTTTTGATTGGGCGTATGCCGAGTCCTTGGCGTTCGGCTCGCTCTTGACCGAAGGTCTAGGAGTTCGTCTCTCCGGCCAGGATGTGCGTCGCGGCACCTTCAGCCAGCGCCATTGTGTTTTTTACGACACGGAGACCCGCGAACGCCACATCCCGCTGACCAAGCTGTCCGAAGACCAGGGCCGCTTCTGCGTTTACAACAGCCTTCTTTCCGAAGCTGCGGTGCTGGGCTTTGACTACGGTTATACCCTCCTTGCCCCGAATGTGTTGATCTGCTGGGAAGCCCAATTCGGTGACTTCGTCAACGGAGCCCAAGTCATCATCGACCAGTTTATCGCCAGTGCTGAAAGCAAGTGGCAGCGCCCCAGCCAGATCACCCTCCTGCTTCCGCACGGGTATGAAGGCCAGGGCCCTGAGCACTCCAGCGCCCGCTTGGAGCGTTTCCTCCAGCTTTCTGCTGGACGTAACTGGCAGGTCTGTAACTTCACCACCCCAGCCCAGTATTTCCATGCGCTTCGTCGCCAGATGAAGCGTGGCTTCCGCAAGCCGTTGATCGTGATGACGCCGAAGAGCCTGCTTCGCCATCCGAAGTGCGTGTCGAAGCTCAGTGACATGGCTGAAGGCACCTCCTTCAATGAGATTCTGGACGATGAACATCTGCTCGGACCTGCTGAGCGCGTGACTCGTCTCATTCTTTGCAGTGGTAAGGTGTATTATGATCTGCTGGAATTCCGCGAGCAGAACAAGATCAAGAATGCCGCCATCATCCGCATCGAGCAGCTTTATCCTCTGCATGAAGAGAAGCTGAAAGAGATCGTGGCACGTTATCCCCGAGCTCAAAAGAAATGGGTCTGGTGCCAAGAAGAGCCGCGCAACATGGGGGCCTTTGGCTACATCCGTAACCGTCTCTCCGACATCTCCGGCCACCGTGTCCGCTACGCCGGACGCGAACGCAGTTCCAGCCCAGCCGCAGGCTCCAAGGCCATCCACGTGCTGGAACAGGAGAAACTGGTGGAAGACGCCTTCTCCGTTTAA